One genomic window of Camelina sativa cultivar DH55 chromosome 5, Cs, whole genome shotgun sequence includes the following:
- the LOC104788679 gene encoding 2-methyl-6-phytyl-1,4-hydroquinone methyltransferase, chloroplastic-like — translation MASSMLNGAITFPKGLAFPGSRSIPRPTLLSVSRTTAAPRLSVATRCSSVSSSSSSRPSAQPRFIQHKKEAYWFYRFLSIVYDHIINPGHWTEDMRDDALEPADLSHPNMRVVDVGGGTGFTTLGIVKTVKAKNVTILDQSPHQLAKAKQKEPLKECKIVEGDAEDLPFPTDYADRYVSAGSIEYWPDPQRGIREAYRVLKIGGKACLIGPVYPTFWLSRFFADVWMLFPKEEEYIDWFTKAGFKDVQLKRIGPKWYRGVRRHGLIMGCSVTGIKPASGDSPLQLGPKEEDVEKPVSNPFSFLGRFLLGTLAAAWFVLVPIYMWIKDQIVPKDQPI, via the exons ATGGCTTCTTCTATGCTCAACGGGGCCATTACCTTCCCCAAGGGTTTAGCTTTCCCCGGTTCCAGATCCATTCCTCGCCCGACCTTGCTCTCCGTCTCCCGTACCACCGCCGCACCCAGACTCTCGGTGGCAACTAGATGCAGCagcgtctcctcctcctcctcatcgcggCCTTCGGCACAACCTAGGTTCATTCAGCACAAAAAAGAGGCTTACTGGTTCTATAGGTTCTTATCCATCGTTTACGACCATATCATCAATCCAGGGCATTGGACCGAGGATATGAGGGACGACGCTCTCGAGCCCGCCGATCTCAGCCATCCAAACATGCGCGTGGTCGATGTTGGCGGCGGCACTGGTTTCACTACCCTGGGGATCGTCAAGACTGTCAAAGCTAAGAATGTCACCATTCTGGACCAGTCCCCGCATCAGCTGGCAAAGGCAAAGCAGAAGGAGCCCTTGAAAGAATGCAAGATCGTTGAGGGAGATGCTGAGGATCTCCCTTTCCCCACTGATTATGCCGATAGATACGTCTCTGCTGGAAG CATTGAGTACTGGCCGGACCCTCAGAGAGGCATAAGGGAAGCCTACCGGGTTCTCAAGATCGGTGGTAAAGCCTGTCTTATTGGCCCTGTCTACCCCACCTTCTGGCTCTCTCGCTTCTTTGCTGATGTGTGGATGCTCTTCCCCAAGGAGGAAGAGTACATCGACTGGTTCACCAAAGCTGGTTTCAAGGACGTTCAGCTTAAGAGGATTGGCCCCAAGTGGTACCGTGGTGTTCGCAGGCACGGCCTTATCATGGGTTGTTCTGTCACCGGTATCAAACCTGCCTCTGGTGACTCTCCTCTCCAG CTTGGTCCAAAGGAAGAGGACGTTGAAAAGCCTGTCAGCAACCCCTTCTCATTCTTGGGGCGCTTCCTCTTGGGAACCCTTGCGGCTGCCTGGTTTGTCTTAGTCCCGATCTACATGTGGATCAAGGATCAGATCGTTCCCAAAGACCAACCCATATGA
- the LOC104788678 gene encoding uncharacterized protein LOC104788678, which produces MEDADDYSAAATTVLFDRPIPLLRGPVPAGGSHVLAFRSLDSWSAAFKRCETLIKEQCEEGARIGCAVSASKNCKPPWWRGSGDMRERDKCEEREFKACVAAAMDKCAGFARDKCSGAFLEARVASDVEGLVWLASMPEESTWRHLMGLASLAQTKCRRARDLLNHYKSNQTLN; this is translated from the coding sequence ATGGAAGATGCAGATGACTACTCTGCGGCCGCGACTACCGTTCTCTTCGACCGTCCGATCCCGCTGCTCCGGGGACCAGTACCCGCCGGTGGTTCTCATGTTCTAGCTTTCCGATCCCTGGATTCATGGTCAGCCGCTTTCAAGCGCTGCGAAACCCTAATCAAGGAGCAGTGCGAGGAAGGTGCTAGGATTGGGTGCGCCGTCTCCGCCTCCAAGAACTGTAAGCCGCCGTGGTGGCGGGGCTCTGGCGACATGAGGGAGCGAGACAAGTGCGAAGAGCGGGAATTTAAGGCATGTGTGGCTGCCGCCATGGACAAGTGTGCGGGCTTCGCCAGAGACAAGTGTTCTGGAGCGTTTTTAGAGGCGCGAGTCGCGAGTGATGTTGAGGGATTGGTGTGGCTAGCGTCAATGCCGGAGGAAAGCACGTGGCGTCATCTCATGGGGCTGGCTTCGCTGGCTCAGACCAAGTGCCGCAGAGCCAGGGATCTTCTAAACCATTATAAGTCAAACCAAACTCTTAATTAG
- the LOC104788677 gene encoding peptidyl-prolyl cis-trans isomerase CYP63: protein MMRPLAYIKININWIHHVAIYKFLTKIIYLFIYPLFCFYSLLSPLRFSFIKSPPSPFQFQFQSPARSLDPLRVAMTKNKNPLVFLDVSIGEDPVQRIVIELFADVVPKTAENFRALCTGEAGVGKTTAKPLHFKGSSFHRVIKGFMAQGGDFSNGNGTGGESIYGGKFSDENFRLDHDGAGVLSMANCGPNTNGSQFFILFKRQPHLDGKHVVFGKVVEGMTVIKKMELVGTSDGKPTSSVEIIDSGETSQIRAPDVSEREKGKSKKSDKGISSADVSDREIKGTHKKESKDKKIKRKRRYSSSDSYSSSSDSDSDSESETYSSSYESSSSSDGKRRKRTTKRHKGRRGERKIKGRNGKKIARQDRKPRRRNMDSSSDTESSSSSDDERVGHDKTRKSVKAKGKAADSSPAEKSLLRKEPDSVLKNNEPVGNGKATKADQHADLDDSVKSRSRSPIRRRNQNSRSKSPSRSPVRDLGNGSRSPREKPTADTVGKSTRSPSPSGVPKRIRKGRGFTERYSFARKYHTPSPERSPPRHWPDRRSYQDRNRDRYPSNRSYSDRSPRGRFRSPPRRSPPRYNRRRRSTSRSPDGYRRRFREESRSRSPRRRSPSRSPRKRQPISEDLKSRLGPQRPVSPAASLSPSPPTSPSGQRGLVSYAD from the exons ATGATGAGGCCGCTAGcctatataaaaattaacattaacTGGATTCACCACGTGGcaatatataagtttttaactaagattatttatttatttatttatcctctcttttgtttctactctctcctctctcctcttcgtTTCTCATTCATAAAATCACCACCGTCTccgtttcagtttcagtttcagtcTCCGGCTCGCTCGCTCGATCCGCTTAGAGTTG CAATGACTAAAAACAAGAATCCTTTAGTTTTCTTGGATGTATCAATTGGTGAGGATCCAGTTCAACGGATTGTTATTGAG CTTTTTGCTGATGTTGTACCCAAGACTGCAGAAAATTTCCGTGCACTGTGCACAG GCGAGGCCGGCGTTGGAAAGACCACCGCCAAGCCTCTACATTTCAAAGGATCATCTTTCCATCGAGTTATCAAAGGATTTATGGCTCAA GGAGGTGATTTTTCTAATGGAAACG GCACTGGTGGGGAAAGCATCTATGGTGGGAAGTTTTCAG ATGAGAATTTTAGACTAGACCATGATGGAGCTGGAGTCCTTTCGATGGCAAATTGTGGCCCAAACACCAATGGGTCCcaattttttatactttttaaacGCCAGCCACATCTTGATGG gaagCATGTTGTATTTGGCAAAGTTGTTGAGGGAATGACAGTAATCAAGAAAATGGAACTTGTAGGGACGAGTGATGGCAAACCTACTAGTTCAGTTGAGATAATAGACTCTGGAGAAACGTCTCAGATAAGAGCACCTGATGTTtctgaaagagaaaaag gaaaatcaaagaaatcagACAAGGGCATATCTTCTGCTGATGTATCTGACCGTGAAATTAAGGGGACACACAAAAAAGAATCTAAGGACAAAAAGATAAAGCGAAAAAGAAGATACTCCTCGTCGGATTCATATAGCTCAAGTTCCGACTCAGATTCAGATTCGGAATCAGAAACATATTCATCCTCCTATGAGTCTAGTTCTTCCAGTGATGGGAAGCGTAGGAAGAGGACAACAAAGAGACACAAAGGCCGACGCGGGGAAAGAAAGATTAAAGGAAGAAATGGGAAAAAGATAGCCCGGCAAGATAGAAAACCTCGGCGCAG AAACATGGATAGTTCGAGTGACACCGAGAGTAGCAGCAGTTCCGATGATGAGAGAGTGGGCCATGATAAAACCAGAAAGTCAGTGAAAGCCAAAG GAAAAGCTGCTGACTCTAGTCCTGCAGAGAAGAGCCTTCTGAGAAAGGAACCAGATTCCGTCCTGAAGAACAATGAACCTGTGGGTAATGGAAAGGCCACCAAAGCTGATCAACACGCAGACTTGGATGACTCAGTGAAATCAAG GAGTAGGAGCCCAATTCGTAGGAGAAACCAAAATAGCAGGAGCAAAAGTCCTAGTAGGAGCCCTGTGAGAGATCTTGGAAATGGAAGCAGAAGTCCTCGTGAGAAGCCAACAGCGGATACTGTGGGGAAATCTACCAGAAGTCCATCTCCAAGTGGTGTGCCCAAGCGCATCCGAAAGGGGCGTGGATTCACCGAACGCTATTCCTTTGCTCGGAAGTACCATACGCCTTCTCCTGAGCGTTCACCTCCTCGACATTGGCCGGACAGAAGAAGCTATCAGGACAGGAACAGGGATAG GTATCCAAGCAACAGGAGTTACTCTGACCGCTCACCGAGGGGACGCTTTAGAAGCCCACCCAGAAGGAGCCCTCCAAG GTACAACCGAAGGAGAAGGAGCACTTCTCGGAGTCCAGATGGGTACCGCAGACGTTTCAGAGAAGAAAGCAGGAGCCGGAGCCCAAGGCGTCGTAGCCCTAGCCGGAGCCCTAGAAAGAGGCAGCCAATTAGCGAGGACCTTAAATCCCGTCTCGGGCCACAGAGACCCGTCTCTCCTGCAGCATCACTCAGCCCTTCTCCCCCAACCTCTCCATCCGGACAGAGAGGTCTGGTTAGCTATGCCGATTGA